In Sesamum indicum cultivar Zhongzhi No. 13 linkage group LG8, S_indicum_v1.0, whole genome shotgun sequence, the sequence AATTCTTGGGCATTTGCTGCTGCATGAGCAGATTGAAGGTGGTCCCTTAAACATGCATGAAAAGGAATTCAAAGGGCTGAGGCAGGCGGATTGCTGTTGTGTTTTCTCTGTTCGTCACTAGTGATTCATAATTGTGACTATGGTGGGGACTTGGCATTTTTAATAGGCTCTTTCTCAATTTAGTCTTGTCAATTTAAGTCattatatgcaatttttttttgtttaatacttaattaaaaatgtatagaCATACACGGGAAACTGCTAACGGCTCCATTACTTAAGCAATTCATGGCGCGATTACGTTagaattaagtattttttatccaacGATCATTGTAGCATTTAACAGTCATGGGCTCATAACTAAAGGATGTCGAGTGGGCCTACGCAAGCAAGAATTTGCTGCTTGTCTTGGGCAAACTTTACAGCATGTACCCCACTTTCATCGAACTCACAATGTCTTATTGCTTTCAAGGTGGTCCTAATTCAGCCCTTGGGAAATAAATCTTCAAGTTATTACAGACAAAATTTAAGTCAATTCTCACAATGTCCACAACCCTATTGTACAAAAACATTTCATAAATAACATGTGTATATAACGTGTAATAAGAAATGcaatactaaattaaaataaacataatgtTGGGTCACTAAAAGGCTCAACATCATCTCCGGTGTACGCGAGTGTGTTGGgtgcataaatataaatataagtatatatctatcaaaagtaaataatacTATCCAAAAGTTCCTATCGTACTTGGGAGTATTTGTAAGGACTTAAAACAAGCGTTTATAAacttattaatgaaaataaacaaaattaatattcttactttatctatttttgaactgattaaattaaattaatttaaatcaaaacttATAAGCATCTCCCCACTAACTTCTGCAgcttattgataaaattataaatattaaattattctaaaCACTCAAACTTACTTTTTtcactcataatttttatttttaaatactcttgattttttattattttttaatttataattttctctattaCTTATTACCATCGCAAAAGTcgaaattattgtaaatacCCATTTAGGATAACGTAAaagaagataattaatttgggACATTTTGATTCCAAAATTTCCTTTTCaatgtaattatgagaaattaagtCAGGACAGCTACTGAGGACTCATAATTCATGCATTACTGCCGGTTTTCAGTCCCCATCctgaaataattacattagcGGTATATCACCCATGCATCATTAActtctgtgcttttattaccaTGCACATTAACTTACACATACTCATCATATATCCGCAATGTCACATTTTCATGATGCCCAAcaaattctaatttggatccaaTTCTAGTGAtctattttaagttaattatgtGATAGTgaattatattcattatataatcattgtgcaatataaaaatgtatgatgaattatatagtaaatgtaataatacttATCATGTGGCCAATCGAGTCTCTATTCAGACCAATTCGagtcaattatttttacattgtCGATACAAAATATAGCTCGTCTAAAGGGATATATACGGGAGCAAATGGATGTTGAGTTGTTACATCGTACGTAATAAtgtcattttttactttaatattcattatattcTCTACCAGCAGTTTGCAGGGTAACAtgaatttttgcaaaatatataacCTTTTTCACCCAATTCATAAAGACACACCATTACTCCTCAAACAAACACACAGAAAACACACTAGAGCCTCATCCTTATGTCCACTACATTTAATAACAACCTCAAAAAACATTGCTAGGTGctataacacacacacacacacacactatatCTAGCACTAATTGCATTCTTcttaacacacacacacacacagagagagagagagagagagagagagagagagagaaacaatgGCGATGAAGATGAAGACAGCCAAGAAAATGAAGGGTTTCATGTGTCACTCTCATGCATCAACTGCAGTTTGCATGAGCCAAGACAACCGGTCAGTGGTCGTGCCAGACAGAACGCTCGTCGATCATGTCAGACTCATCAACAGCACCAACTACGTTCGACTAGGGGAACAACAACGTCGACGCTCGATTAGTCACTCCTCGTCGGTCGGGACGAGAGCATTTCCTGTTTGTCTGAAAACAGATCAAGAAAAGGTGGCTCAAGAagctactactactactacttcACTAGCAATATCTGGTCATGACAATGTCTTTCAGGTTATTTTTCCATCTTTTTGCACTCTATCATAATTAACTTCCGAGTTCCTCACAAATCATATTCTTGTTTGGAGAAAACcatattataacaaatattaatatatatgctgattatttttattgaattatatgacaaatatattacgtacgctatataattaattcgaaTTTGGCCAAACGAAATTCGGGgttagaatttatttatttattttttgggattGGATGAGGATTAGGATAATTAGGTGATAATTGTTTGGTGGCATGCAGGTGGTTGTGATGAGAGTGTCGATTCACTGTCAAGGGTGTGCTGGTAAAGTTAAGAAGCATCTGTCCAAAATGGAAggtaaatttttgaaataattttgtaactcAATAGTTAATAcgttgtttatttattttatttaattgggaTTATATTAAAGCTTTTTCTATATAGATCAATTATTTCTCAATCATCAAGAATTCAAAAAGctgacaaattttaatttgttggtaGGACAACATATAAATAGTACATATGTTATACTGGTTGTCTTgatgcatatatacatatgaagCAGATGACAGCAaacaaatttctaaaaatagcaaaaatggATTCAAAGTATCAGTTTGACAGTCAGACTACTGAGAcattttacccttaatttCTGAGTAAACATACATAGCTGTCCTGGGACTCCTGTCTTTCTTAATCCGGTCGGTCAGGTAAAACCAATTTGGACTACTACATATATAGGACACAGGTGGTTGATTTTGTACAGATCCTTACATCATTTATGGAAACTTTTGGGcacaattcaaattttgaaatgattctttgcaactaaaaataaaagagactTGACACTATTATGATTTTGGGATGGTCTTGAAAATAAcactacttttttctttttatttgcgAGAATTTAAATGTCGAATATCATATCTTTCTGTTTGgtaacataatttaatattttattggtaTTTATACTCGtctcttttgaaaatatgCCAATTAAGATGTATGCAGCGTTATTACCCATTACGtcatctaaatatattttttgatattttattttattataatatgtatttcaataaaatcaaatgtgTGTCTATATCGATGTATGTAAACCACttatctaaatgtaatttccatTGGTTTATGATATATAACAAACACAAGTACTTGTGAAAGAATTATTACAGTAAGTAACGTCggaatttgaattattgaagGGGTGACGTCATTCAGCATTGATCTAGAGAGCAAGAGGGTGACTGTGATGGGACACGTGTCACCATCTGGGGTGCTGGAGAGCATATCAAAGGTGAAGAAGGCAGAATTCTGGGCGTGTTGATGAATTCTATTTCAATGTGTTCTATGGAAGAGAGGGAGTGGCCAAATACCAAAGTTTGAGTTAAGAGGGATTGCTTTtgttctaataataataatatgtttactTCTGTGCTACCCCTCACAATCAAATTCATCTactgattttttatattaatgtatatatatatacatatattctcatgcttatttaatttatttagataaattaatacaaattgtTAAATCTATAACGAATATAATCCAACagttcataatttaaaaattgttgcTTTGGGAGGAGATCGATTTACTATAAGCGACATGTATGGTGAATATCGACCGATCATTCTTGTAAAGGGATCTTATAGTGAGGCACTAAATGAACAAACTCTTGAAGATAGCATAGCCGACTCTTACGTTTTAGAGTTCCAAGATAGGAACTGAACGATCGGTGTGGGGTCAGGACGGCCTACGTTAGGCCTGCGTGTTCATCATGAGGATTTGTGCTGATGAGGCGTTGGCCCATGAGCATACTTTCTATGAAATGTGTTACGAAATTGAATCGATGTAGAAATGAGTTTGAGCTGCAACGATGATTTCTGAATCGATTATAATTAGTgattttggtttaatttacGTCTCAATGGACTGCGTCAAATGCTTGTACCAAAGGGTCAGGATTGCTCACAGAAAGCTAcagagggaaaagaaaaagtaaagaatttttgtttactttcaCTCTACAATTTTTAGTACTTGAGGTGAAAAGTGAAAAGGCCAGAAACTTGAAAAGCCAGTCAAACTATGAGGGTTAGTCCAAAACTAAAACTCTTacatcattttccttttacatcAACAAATGTATCGTATGATTCCATTAAGGTGAAAAGAAGGTATTGTTTTGCATCCGGACAAGGAACCATCACCAACAAGTTCAAAAGGATTAAGGTTGctgttttattttgatttctaatttaattatactatatatgCAGCATATATTTGTGATCAATGATAATTATCAACCAATcaatgttataatttaatcagCATTATCCATTTCTCTCCATGACTTCATATGAATCTGTCTTTTCCTCCCTCCAAACAGTATAATATACATTTGGCATGTCAATGATCTGCTAGTCTTCATCATCTTACCTCAAATCTTATCATAGTCTGCACTTATCAAAATAGATGAGCCTTACTTCTCTCTTACCAGACAACAATTGAAGCCACAAATCATTACCAAAGACTGCGCCCCGTCTCCATCGTTCTCCTTTTTTGAATGCAACAAGTGGTTGTCCTCAAAGGGTCTTTGGCAGTTCAGAAAACTGAAGAGTCACTACACTCGCCACAGCTGACTGAGATGTCGCATTTTACgtattattttgttcattgCGAGCCGTTAATATTAATGGATGGGAATATCACAGACTTTGAAACTTCAGCATACTAATTTGTGGAACTAAACGAAGGGCGGTAGAGTAGTTGTGCACTTGGATTTCAAATATGTTATCAGTTGCTAAAGTCAACTTATTCAGATTATAGTTTATGCTATAGATTAGTACTGTCCTCAATAATTCATGATTAAATAGTCGTGTCGACGTTAACTTAACTACTTATAATACCGAAGACCGTATGCCCTTTAGGGAAATTTGAATGTAGGTTTTTATGTGGACTAGATTCATTCCTATCTGGGATGACATGTCTTTCCATCATGTTCTTCTCTAGTTGACTTTAGATTCTTGCAGCTTATATAAGCTATAGTTTCTGCATCATCTGTCATGTACTGATAGAGTATTTCAGTCGCAAGTTCCTCCAGGTGATAAAGTCTTGCATGAATTTGCAGCATTCTTGGAACCATTTCAACATTTAAACGTGAAATATTCTTACTATTAGTAATGAAGATCAagtgcataaaaatattttcgtaTCGACCTTTTTTAGCTTAAGGTCATATATCTGTATTCTTGAATATTGTGATCATTGatctgtttttgtttcttttttcttcacaGTTGATCTGTTTCTCCGCCGCAATGACTGGGAACCGTGTTGCGGATGAGTCCGACACTGCGAATGCAGTGTCTTCACGTCGCCATGCAGATAGCACGCCGTATGTTCACAAGGTGGGAGTGCCCCCCAAGCAGAGCTTGTTTAAGGAGTTTAAATTTACTTTCAAGGAGACTTTCTTCCATGATGACCCGTTGCGGCCTTTCAAGGACCAACCAAAGTCGAAGCAGTTGTGGCTGGGAATCCAGGCCGTTTTCCCAATTCTTGAGTGGGGAAGAAGGTACAAGCTTTCCATGTTCAAAGGTGATCTCATTGCTGGACTTACCATTGCAAGTCTCTGTATCCCTCAGGTACTCAAGAATTTCTCGGAACTGATTCTTGTTTGCTCCTCAAGCTCCCTTTGTCCATTTCTtacatttcttgattttcaggATATTGGATATTCAAAACTTGCAAATATGGATTCCCAGTTTGGGCTGTGTAAGTTTCAATGCAGAAACTTAGCACTATTTAGCACAAATCAAACAGTCTGATCACACCTTAATTTTGTGCCCAATTGCAGACAGTAGTTTCATTCCACCCCTGATTTATGCCATCATGGGCAGCTCAAGAGATATTGCCATCGGCCCAGTTGCTGTGGTGTCCCTCTTGCTCGGGAGTATGCTTCAGGAGGAGATTGATCCCAGGAACAAACACGAGTATGAACGGCTCGCATTTACAGCTACATTCTTTGCTGGAGTTACTCAGTTCGTCCTAGGATTTTTCAGGTcttgttctttctttgttGTCATTGCATGAGAAAGAATCATCAGCCAATCTCATGTCATACATAACGTTCTTGCTGGATTTCCTGTCTGGTTTCAGACTGGGATTCTTGATCGACTTCCTGTCCCATGCTGCCATCGTTGGGTTCATGGCTGGAGCAGCCATCACCATCAGCCTTCAACAGCTCAAAGGTTTGCTCGGCATGAAGACTTTCACCAAGAAATCAGACATAGTTTCCGTTATGCGGTCTGTCTGGACCAACGTGCATCATGGGGTAAGAATCATTATGCAAAAACACAATCGCACTTAAGCTCTTCCATAATAcagcttcattttttatcatCTTAAACTGGCCTCTTTTTATGACAGTGGAATTGGCAGACTATAATCATAGGAGTTGCGTTCTTGATTTTCCTGCTCCTCGCCAAGTACATTGTATGAAATACCAACTCTGGCTGATTTTCCTAATTCAGCTTAATTATTCCCATGAACCCCAGGAttagtttttttcttggaatatCAGGGAAAAACGAAGAAGAAACTGTTCTGGGTTCCTGCTATTGCGCCATTGATTTCAGTTATCATTTCAACCTTCTTTGTTTTCATCACCCATGCAGAGAAGAAAGGAGTCCAAATTGTGagtatttcaattgcatcGATAATTCAGAAACACTCATGCAACTCAAGCTAACAAACCTTTTTACGATGTCTGAAGGTGAACCATATTGAAAGAGGAATCAATCCTCCATCTGTGAGTGAAATACATTTCACTGGCAGTTATATGACGAAAGGTTTAAGAATCGGTGTCGTTGCAGGGATGATCGCCCTTACGGTACAGTGCTAAAAAGACAACAAAATTCTAACTCAACTCTCATTCCTggtgtaatattattacatcagTAAAACTGATCAAACATTAATATACATATGCCATAGGAAGCTGTAGCAATTGGTAGAACCTTTGCAGCAATGAAGGACTATCACTTGGATGGTAACAAGGAAATGGTGGCGTTAGGCACGATGAACATTGTTGGCTCCATGACTTCTTGTTACGTAGCCACAGGTAAGTTAGAAAAATAGGTTTACACGAATGCGtttctctaaaattttttcaatatcgGAATTGCACCTGATTTCTCAAATCCTGACAGGTTCTTTTTCACGTTCGGCTGTGAACTACATGGCTGGATGCAACACGGCCGTCTCCAACATCGTAATGTCTTGTGTTGTTTTGCTAACACTGGAAGTGATCACCCCACTTTTCAAGTACACCCCCAATGCCATTCTGGcctccatcatcatatcaGCTGTGGTGGGATTATTCGACTACCAGGCGATGATTCTCATATGGAAGATCGATAAGTTCGATTTTGTTGCTTGCATGGGAGCCTTCTTTGGCGTTGTCTTTGCCTCTGTTGAGATAGGCCTTTTGATCGCTGTAAGTGAAACCATAAGCAgttaaaactaatttaagaatcttataagtttataCCAAACACTTTACAACATGTTACAAGCtctcaaaacatcttataatatatttcgaAGAGTTTATAAGCTCACCAAGCATCATTGAACGCTTCCTGCAATTCAACAGGTTGCTATATCTTTCGCCAAGATTCTTCTCCAGGTCACGAGGCCACGAACTGCAGTTCTGGGTCGAATTCCAAGGACTACAGTTTACAGGAACATTCAGCAGTACCCGGAAGCAATAAAAGTTCCAGGAGTTCTGATTGTGAGAGTCGATTCTGCAATCTATTTTTCCAACTCCAATTACATCAGGGAGaggtatgtatgtatatatatatatatatatatatatatatatgttgatccACTCTAGAGTCTAGAACTTTTATTGCAAAACACACGCTACATATACACCTTGGAATTTTCCATTGCTGGCCGTAACGGCTGCAAAAACTTGGTAAGTGCAGGATACTGAGATTGCTCAACGACGAAGAGGAACTACTGAAAGAAAACAACGAAGCAAGAATTCAGTATCTGATCATTGAAATGTCGCGTATGGATCATTCTTGGCTTCATTTCAGGCAACTTTTCTGCTCTTACATTATTGGTGAAACTGAGACTAAAGcttttctgtttctgtttcAGCTGTAACTGACATAGACACAAGTGGGATTCATGCCCTTGAAGATTTACATAAGAGTCTAAAAAAGAGACATACACAGGTAAAATTAGTCTCTGGCAATTCACCTAAATCTTCACACACGTCATACATACACTGTATGATACAGCACCCAATCAGAATTTACCTTGATCTGTTG encodes:
- the LOC105169203 gene encoding protein SODIUM POTASSIUM ROOT DEFECTIVE 2, which translates into the protein MAMKMKTAKKMKGFMCHSHASTAVCMSQDNRSVVVPDRTLVDHVRLINSTNYVRLGEQQRRRSISHSSSVGTRAFPVCLKTDQEKVAQEATTTTTSLAISGHDNVFQVVVMRVSIHCQGCAGKVKKHLSKMEGVTSFSIDLESKRVTVMGHVSPSGVLESISKVKKAEFWAC
- the LOC105169207 gene encoding sulfate transporter 1.3-like → MTGNRVADESDTANAVSSRRHADSTPYVHKVGVPPKQSLFKEFKFTFKETFFHDDPLRPFKDQPKSKQLWLGIQAVFPILEWGRRYKLSMFKGDLIAGLTIASLCIPQDIGYSKLANMDSQFGLYSSFIPPLIYAIMGSSRDIAIGPVAVVSLLLGSMLQEEIDPRNKHEYERLAFTATFFAGVTQFVLGFFRLGFLIDFLSHAAIVGFMAGAAITISLQQLKGLLGMKTFTKKSDIVSVMRSVWTNVHHGWNWQTIIIGVAFLIFLLLAKYIGKTKKKLFWVPAIAPLISVIISTFFVFITHAEKKGVQIVNHIERGINPPSVSEIHFTGSYMTKGLRIGVVAGMIALTEAVAIGRTFAAMKDYHLDGNKEMVALGTMNIVGSMTSCYVATGSFSRSAVNYMAGCNTAVSNIVMSCVVLLTLEVITPLFKYTPNAILASIIISAVVGLFDYQAMILIWKIDKFDFVACMGAFFGVVFASVEIGLLIAVAISFAKILLQVTRPRTAVLGRIPRTTVYRNIQQYPEAIKVPGVLIVRVDSAIYFSNSNYIRERILRLLNDEEELLKENNEARIQYLIIEMSPVTDIDTSGIHALEDLHKSLKKRHTQLVLANPGQVVLDKLHSSDFANMVGDDKIFLTVGDAVMTLAPKMEP